The Spirosoma radiotolerans genome has a window encoding:
- a CDS encoding sensor histidine kinase gives MANEINDQDESSPRLDPSRYWKDAEKALRSSQEHFRMFLTTISDAVYRMNADWSQMLTLEGQEFLATTEKPSQYWFKKYIPLQDQPQVQAAIEQAIETKSIFELEHRIILADGTIGWTLSRAIPLLNTQSKIVEWVGVASDITQRKQAEESLNRLQKRTIIAVEAAEMATWEWHLAANQVYWNEQHFKLLGMPLQPEPMQPADFLSHIHPDDRQRVTDQLTQAIEQQGIYDTDFRIIRDDGTLRWMSGYGRITEEVDGRPSRMSGVMFDITDRKQAEEELKEGAQRKDEFMALLAHELRNPLATLSNTVQILQLTKGTNEMLPLESALTLMSREVSHLVRLVDDLLDVSRINQGKTQLRLASLDLTSLVRQAIEAARPLVETGQRQFMASLPGEPLYMQGDDIRLTQMIRDLLSNAAKFTHNNGHVWLTLEQVGGEACLRIRDDGIGIAADQLDRIFTMFVQVDTSSIRSQGGLGLGLTLVKQFAELHGGRVEVASAGVGAGSEFSIYLPLKHPNHTVTHNEYG, from the coding sequence ATGGCTAATGAAATTAACGATCAGGATGAATCATCCCCTCGACTCGATCCAAGTCGTTACTGGAAAGATGCCGAGAAGGCATTACGTTCCTCTCAGGAACACTTCAGGATGTTCCTTACGACTATTTCCGATGCCGTCTATCGCATGAATGCCGATTGGAGCCAGATGCTCACGCTGGAAGGGCAGGAATTCCTGGCTACTACCGAAAAACCCAGCCAATACTGGTTTAAAAAGTACATTCCTCTGCAAGACCAACCCCAGGTTCAGGCCGCCATCGAGCAAGCCATTGAAACCAAGAGCATCTTTGAACTGGAACACCGGATCATTCTTGCTGATGGAACGATTGGCTGGACCTTATCACGGGCCATCCCGTTGCTCAATACCCAGTCTAAAATTGTCGAATGGGTTGGCGTTGCCAGCGACATCACACAACGAAAACAAGCCGAAGAATCCCTTAATCGGCTGCAAAAGCGTACGATCATTGCGGTTGAAGCGGCCGAGATGGCAACCTGGGAGTGGCACCTGGCGGCTAACCAAGTCTATTGGAATGAACAACATTTCAAATTGCTGGGTATGCCTCTACAGCCCGAACCGATGCAACCGGCAGACTTCCTGTCGCACATACATCCAGATGACCGCCAACGGGTAACCGATCAACTGACGCAGGCTATTGAGCAGCAGGGAATTTATGATACTGATTTTCGAATCATACGAGACGATGGCACTCTACGCTGGATGAGTGGCTATGGTCGCATTACCGAAGAAGTCGACGGACGGCCAAGCCGGATGAGCGGTGTCATGTTTGACATTACGGATCGAAAACAGGCGGAGGAAGAACTAAAAGAAGGCGCCCAACGAAAAGACGAGTTTATGGCCTTGCTGGCGCATGAACTACGCAACCCACTGGCCACCCTGTCTAACACGGTACAGATTCTGCAATTAACGAAGGGGACCAATGAAATGCTGCCGCTTGAATCGGCCCTAACGCTGATGAGCCGGGAAGTGAGCCATCTGGTTCGCCTGGTCGATGACTTGCTGGATGTGAGCCGGATTAACCAGGGCAAAACCCAATTGCGCCTAGCGAGTCTTGACCTAACGAGTCTGGTCAGGCAGGCTATCGAAGCAGCCCGGCCATTGGTGGAGACAGGGCAGCGCCAGTTCATGGCCAGCCTGCCCGGCGAGCCTCTTTATATGCAGGGCGACGACATTCGACTCACCCAAATGATTCGAGACTTACTAAGCAATGCGGCCAAATTCACCCATAACAACGGCCACGTTTGGTTGACTCTGGAACAAGTCGGCGGAGAAGCGTGCTTACGGATACGTGATGATGGCATCGGCATTGCCGCTGATCAATTAGATCGAATCTTTACCATGTTTGTACAGGTCGATACATCCTCTATCCGTTCGCAGGGGGGGCTGGGCCTGGGGCTTACGCTCGTCAAACAGTTTGCGGAACTGCACGGCGGGCGGGTTGAAGTCGCTAGTGCCGGGGTCGGTGCAGGTAGTGAATTTAGTATATATCTGCCGTTGAAACATCCCAACCACACAGTAACCCATAACGAATATGGTTAA